CTATCCCCAGAATAGCTAGTTGCTCAGAATCTGTTTCAGCTCTAAAAGGTATTGTCTCTTTCAGCTCAGTCAAACTGTCATCATCAGAAGGGCCAGGCAGTGCTCTAATTAGAGCATCCATATACTTGTCAAATAGCTGTGAAATTCTAGGTAGTACGTTTCCACCAAAATGCGAAACAACTAGTGGCGTAAGCTGCTCCAGAATATCCTGTTGATGACAATTTAACTTCAGCATTGTATCACTCAAAACCATTTGAGTAGCAAGAGAAAAGTAACTTATTGTTTCCATTTCTCAAGACAGAAAAGAATAGTATTCACTTTAAATTTATCGCATGCACAAAGAAATTTATGACTACAaccaacaattttaaaattcaaaaacattccATGTACTAATTAGTCTTATATGCTGATAAATCCATGCATAATTGCATCTTCATGCATAAATAGATAAGTACATGTGCACCTCCATGCAGCAATGCAAGTATGTTTATGTGCTGCAAATTCAATCAACTTACACTACGTAAGAACTACTGCTCGAGAAGTGCAATGCCATACAGGTCTTCCTTTAGAATTCAATTGAAGTCCATCTAATATAGTCAGACTAAGTGACCACCAAAGCTAAAACCACAGAAACATTAAATTATCACgctattaaatatttgtttagaATTTTCATACAAACTAGCATATAGAAACACACACAAGTTTTTCTATGATGTAAATGTACCATCGTGTGCATATATTTTGCAGCTACCATTTGGGTTTTTCAATATAATTTCCATATGCTAATAAAAGGCTAAGGGTTGATACTTagttaattaaacaaaatcaatacacacaaacgataaaaaagaaaacatgaatACAAAGGTTAAGCAAAGGCATAATACCATGCAACCATCTGAAAATTAATTCTAGAATCTCATATTGAGATGCTTCTCTTGTACTTATCTTACAACATAACCACTGAGGCACAGAACACTTCCTCAATgtgatttaaataaacaaagaacTACAGATCACTTCTTCAAAATCCTAAATTCAATCATATTCTACAAATATTTTCCCTATTTTTCAGCATCTATCACTAGAAGAGTATCACTTTTCGGTCATAGTACCTAGtttcttaaaacttttaaatgaattagggcATTTATGGTGTTAGAGGTGCGAagagcaaaataaataatttcaaacaaggaaaaaggactaacttactgaaataatatacaaaaatttcattccACTATCTACTAGCAAGCTGTTTGAAGATGTGGCAAAAGCCGACACAGCAGACACAAAGTGAGGTGACAGAGGCAAGTTCTCATCAACTTCCATGGAGTCAAAAACAGCCTTTCTAGCCCTCCTAAAATTCAACTCCAGAACTTCCTCAAGATACGGACGCAAGAGCACCAGAAGCAACTTCGAGAGTTTCAACCCTTGTGATTCCAGCAATAAGCAGTAGTTAAGGCTGTCCTGAACACAAATGCTAGCTGCACGTAGTGCAGAAATTGTCTCTGAAGGTGGTGCATTTTCCTTCACCAAACgtacaaaaaattcaatttccCACTCTGCCCACTGAACAACTCTATTGGTATAGACAGGATTGTCGCCAAATATCAAACCAGATTCTCTTGTTGTTAATGAGATCATAGAAAAGACAAGCCTGGACAGTGCGGCAGGAAATGTCTTTGGACAGACAGAACATGAAGGAAGAAAAACCTCAATGTTTTTCTGCAGGCGGGAACCACGAGACTTCAGAAGTAATAATTGTGCTGAAGGACCTTTCCCAAGCTTAATTAAACCAGATAATGCCTTCTTTAGTTCATTAGCACTAACTGCAGGTAGTTCAGCAATCTCAGTAAGCTGATCCTCAAGCATTGCTTTCCTTTCTAGAAATGAAGACTTGTAGGAAGATGATTCAGTTGAAGAATCTCCAGAGAAATTTTTCTCTTCAGCCTCTAAAGCCTCCAGTGCTTCTTCAACTTTATGTTCAGCCAAAAGAACATCGATTTTCTCCAGGAATTTTTTCTTGGGGTCATCCATTTCTTCTTGAACATCATCGACCTTAGGGTCTAGTGGTGTGTCATTAGTATCAGCATTTTCCTGGTTCGACTCTTCCAGTTCACGACACACCCCAGTCATTAGATCCTGCACAATAATCCCTTGAGAAGAGATATGCTTTCGTAGCTCAACCAACTCGTGCTCCATTTCAACAACTTCTTCAGACATTCTACAGTTACCATTACAATCAAACTTACTCAaccgaaataaataaaacaataattagaaACTTTTCAACTTGATTTTCATTTATCATAAAAAGGTAAATAGGAACAGTTTTATTTGACCTcaagaaagccaagtattttgTGCGCCTATTCCCACATAAGTTTTCCACAGCATCTTTCAAATCCAAAA
This genomic stretch from Gossypium raimondii isolate GPD5lz chromosome 6, ASM2569854v1, whole genome shotgun sequence harbors:
- the LOC105773316 gene encoding exocyst complex component EXO84C, producing MMESSEEDDDFPSIESITPQSKIDSVHQSHTEKGIRKLCCELLDLKDAVENLCGNRRTKYLAFLRMSEEVVEMEHELVELRKHISSQGIIVQDLMTGVCRELEESNQENADTNDTPLDPKVDDVQEEMDDPKKKFLEKIDVLLAEHKVEEALEALEAEEKNFSGDSSTESSSYKSSFLERKAMLEDQLTEIAELPAVSANELKKALSGLIKLGKGPSAQLLLLKSRGSRLQKNIEVFLPSCSVCPKTFPAALSRLVFSMISLTTRESGLIFGDNPVYTNRVVQWAEWEIEFFVRLVKENAPPSETISALRAASICVQDSLNYCLLLESQGLKLSKLLLVLLRPYLEEVLELNFRRARKAVFDSMEVDENLPLSPHFVSAVSAFATSSNSLLVDSGMKFLYIISDILEQLTPLVVSHFGGNVLPRISQLFDKYMDALIRALPGPSDDDSLTELKETIPFRAETDSEQLAILGIAFTIMDELLPSMVVKIWSPKNENQEPGNENIVPNASTTAELKDRRRQLQYSFDKLRDHFCRQYVLSFIYSIEGKTRLNAQIYLGGDGEDSQWDTLPSLPFQALFAKLQQLATVAGDVLLGKEKLQKILLARLTETVLMWLSNEQDFWGVFEDKSTPLQPLGLQQLILDMHFTVEIARFAGYPSRHVHQIASAITARAIRTFTARDVESALPVDEWFVETAKSAINKLLMGASGSDTSEIDDDHIILHDEIISDSDDTASSLSSVESFESFASASMAELESPTFTDQES